One window of Magallana gigas chromosome 2, xbMagGiga1.1, whole genome shotgun sequence genomic DNA carries:
- the LOC105323942 gene encoding ATP synthase-coupling factor 6, mitochondrial → MFGRQLVTKGSCQWRNIAARNLHLSGAVYQAQQKATDPIQQLFVTKIREYAQKKKQLKSGEVLVDASPEVVQNYSDSLNRIYKMYNLTEANSRNVPELKFEDKAVEVTALEGVEMKNFTTEFPEDKIELAEDNPHNLEFNQRVFGYSPERSTDVDVPSKIKA, encoded by the exons ATGTTTGGCAGACAATTGGTCACCAAAGGGTCATGCCAATGGAGGAACATTGCAGCTAGAAACCTTCACCTCTCAGGGGCAGTTTATCAAGCACAGCAAAAAGCCACTGACCCAATCCAGCAGCTGTTTGTGACCAAAATTAGAGAATATGCCCAGAAGAAGAAACAGCTAAA GTCTGGAGAGGTGCTGGTTGATGCTTCACCAGAAGTGGTACAGAACTACAGTGATAGCTTAAACagaatttataaaatgtacaacTTAACGGAAGCCAACTCGAGAAATGTTCCCGAACTCAAATTTGAAG ATAAGGCAGTGGAAGTTACTGCACTTGAAGGTGTTGAGATGAAAAATTTCACCACTGAATTTCCTGAGGATAAAATCGAACTTGCTGAGGATAATCCTCATAATCTTGAGTTTAACCAGAGAGTATTTGGATACAGTCCTGAAAGAAGTACTGATGTTGATGTACCATCTAAGATCAAGGCATGA
- the LOC105341965 gene encoding GA-binding protein alpha chain isoform X2, with the protein MAMKSIFNMENGDDTITVTMTEEGYLSMTTTQTDEQDEPAEKRLRLDPDSEAAQELVAQDGAQDVQVQEVQIAQDFTNEIPESGEQVVSSEGIVYEEENISQHAAPSYQNLIIQHMDIAEPLSTLKSLLELRLQCTLSDHQFYLQDTIELDTNKSLVEQCVQGEGMVQINLEVKSQPGVKPKINIVDILKPADEVEAQQIEQETVPVPQPAPATHTKTQQKVVIPLPEESENVTRWIVDQHFRREQDRLKIPFDPVQWNEIHVKHWIDWAIKEFKLVGVNPNNFKISGKQLCELTHPEFVKLIPNDKGDIFWTHLELLRKCKFVAVMQTPTPHAITTITVSTSGQDGRAKQYKQNRPRSPRITGDERLSPGNRTGNNGQIQLWQFLLDLLTDKDCREVIQWIGEEGEFKLNNPEMVAQMWGQRKNKPTMNYEKLSRALRYYYDGDMIAKVHGKRFVYKFVCDLKMLLGYSAGELNRLVTHCAERKLQRVRESLRPGVTKRLDHHKPTILTTTQVVQTME; encoded by the exons ATGGCAATG aaatcaatatttaacatGGAGAATGGAGATGATACAATTACAGTTACCATGACTGAAGAGGGCTATCTGTCCATGA CGACCACACAAACAGATGAGCAGGATGAGCCAGCAGAGAAGCGACTGCGTCTGGATCCAGACAGCGAGGCAGCACAGGAACTGGTAGCACAAGATGGTGCACAAGATGTGCAAGTGCAGGAGGTCCAGATCGCACAAGACTTTACAAATGAAATACCAGAGTCTGGTGAACAAGTGGTGTCCTCAGAGGG CATTGTTTATgaagaagaaaatatttcacaacaTGCAGCTCCATCCTATCAGAATTTGATAATTCAACACATGGACATAGCAGAGCCCTTGTCTACACTGAAGTCACTGCTGGAGCTGAGGCTACAGTGTACACTCAGTGACCATCAGTTCTACCTTCAGGACACAATAGAG TTGGACACCAATAAGAGCTTGGTGGAGCAATGTGTTCAAGGAGAGGGAATGGTACAGATCAACCTGGAAGTCAAGTCTCAGCCAG gtgtTAAACCCAAGATAAACATTGTTGACATATTGAAGCCAGCAGATGAAGTGGAAGCTCAGCAGATAGAACAAG AGACAGTCCCTGTACCTCAGCCAGCTCCAGCAACACACACCAAAACTCAACAGAAAGTGGTCATTCCTCTCCCTGAGGAGTCAGAGAATGTCACACGATGGATTGTTGATCAGCACTTCAGACGAGAACAGGATCGACTCAAAATACCCTTCG ATCCTGTGCAGTGGAATGAGATACATGTTAAACATTGGATAGACTGGGCCATCAAGGAATTCAAACTCGTCGGGGTCAATCCAAACAACTTCAAAATCTCGGGGAAACAGCTGTGTGAATTAACTCACCCCGAGTTTGTGAAGCTGATTCCTAATGACAAGGGAGACATCTTCTGGACCCACTTGGAACTCCTTAGGAAGTGTAAATTTGTGG CTGTAATGCAGACACCAACTCCTCATGCTATTACAACTATCACAGTCTCAACTTCAGGACAAGATG gtaGAGCTAAGCAGTACAAACAGAATCGTCCAAGATCTCCCAGAATTACAGGGGATGAGAGGTTGTCACCAGGAAATAGAACAG GAAACAATGGTCAGATACAGCTGTGGCAGTTCCTGCTGGATTTACTGACTGACAAGGACTGTAGGGAGGTGATTCAGTGGATAGGGGAGGAGGGAGAGTTCAAACTGAACAACCCCGAAATGGTGGCTCAGATGTGGGGACAGAGGAAAAACAAGCCCACCATGAACTACGAGAAACTCAGCAGGGCACTGCGATACTACTACGATGGAGACATGATTGCGAAG gTGCATGGAAAGAGATTTGTGTACAAATTTGTGTGTGACTTGAAAATGTTATTAGGGTACTCAGCCGGTGAGCTCAATAGACTCGTTACTCACTGTGCAGAGCGAAAACTCCAGAGGGTGCGAGAGTCGCTGCGCCCCGGAGTCACAAAGAGGCTGGATCATCATAAGCCGACCATTCTCACAACGACACAGGTGGTACAGACGATGGAATAG
- the LOC105341965 gene encoding GA-binding protein alpha chain isoform X1, with product MSAVVTEFGVHETKHEKSIFNMENGDDTITVTMTEEGYLSMTTTQTDEQDEPAEKRLRLDPDSEAAQELVAQDGAQDVQVQEVQIAQDFTNEIPESGEQVVSSEGIVYEEENISQHAAPSYQNLIIQHMDIAEPLSTLKSLLELRLQCTLSDHQFYLQDTIELDTNKSLVEQCVQGEGMVQINLEVKSQPGVKPKINIVDILKPADEVEAQQIEQETVPVPQPAPATHTKTQQKVVIPLPEESENVTRWIVDQHFRREQDRLKIPFDPVQWNEIHVKHWIDWAIKEFKLVGVNPNNFKISGKQLCELTHPEFVKLIPNDKGDIFWTHLELLRKCKFVAVMQTPTPHAITTITVSTSGQDGRAKQYKQNRPRSPRITGDERLSPGNRTGNNGQIQLWQFLLDLLTDKDCREVIQWIGEEGEFKLNNPEMVAQMWGQRKNKPTMNYEKLSRALRYYYDGDMIAKVHGKRFVYKFVCDLKMLLGYSAGELNRLVTHCAERKLQRVRESLRPGVTKRLDHHKPTILTTTQVVQTME from the exons ATGTCTGCCGTCGTGACCGAGTTTGGAGTGCACGAAACGAAGCATGAA aaatcaatatttaacatGGAGAATGGAGATGATACAATTACAGTTACCATGACTGAAGAGGGCTATCTGTCCATGA CGACCACACAAACAGATGAGCAGGATGAGCCAGCAGAGAAGCGACTGCGTCTGGATCCAGACAGCGAGGCAGCACAGGAACTGGTAGCACAAGATGGTGCACAAGATGTGCAAGTGCAGGAGGTCCAGATCGCACAAGACTTTACAAATGAAATACCAGAGTCTGGTGAACAAGTGGTGTCCTCAGAGGG CATTGTTTATgaagaagaaaatatttcacaacaTGCAGCTCCATCCTATCAGAATTTGATAATTCAACACATGGACATAGCAGAGCCCTTGTCTACACTGAAGTCACTGCTGGAGCTGAGGCTACAGTGTACACTCAGTGACCATCAGTTCTACCTTCAGGACACAATAGAG TTGGACACCAATAAGAGCTTGGTGGAGCAATGTGTTCAAGGAGAGGGAATGGTACAGATCAACCTGGAAGTCAAGTCTCAGCCAG gtgtTAAACCCAAGATAAACATTGTTGACATATTGAAGCCAGCAGATGAAGTGGAAGCTCAGCAGATAGAACAAG AGACAGTCCCTGTACCTCAGCCAGCTCCAGCAACACACACCAAAACTCAACAGAAAGTGGTCATTCCTCTCCCTGAGGAGTCAGAGAATGTCACACGATGGATTGTTGATCAGCACTTCAGACGAGAACAGGATCGACTCAAAATACCCTTCG ATCCTGTGCAGTGGAATGAGATACATGTTAAACATTGGATAGACTGGGCCATCAAGGAATTCAAACTCGTCGGGGTCAATCCAAACAACTTCAAAATCTCGGGGAAACAGCTGTGTGAATTAACTCACCCCGAGTTTGTGAAGCTGATTCCTAATGACAAGGGAGACATCTTCTGGACCCACTTGGAACTCCTTAGGAAGTGTAAATTTGTGG CTGTAATGCAGACACCAACTCCTCATGCTATTACAACTATCACAGTCTCAACTTCAGGACAAGATG gtaGAGCTAAGCAGTACAAACAGAATCGTCCAAGATCTCCCAGAATTACAGGGGATGAGAGGTTGTCACCAGGAAATAGAACAG GAAACAATGGTCAGATACAGCTGTGGCAGTTCCTGCTGGATTTACTGACTGACAAGGACTGTAGGGAGGTGATTCAGTGGATAGGGGAGGAGGGAGAGTTCAAACTGAACAACCCCGAAATGGTGGCTCAGATGTGGGGACAGAGGAAAAACAAGCCCACCATGAACTACGAGAAACTCAGCAGGGCACTGCGATACTACTACGATGGAGACATGATTGCGAAG gTGCATGGAAAGAGATTTGTGTACAAATTTGTGTGTGACTTGAAAATGTTATTAGGGTACTCAGCCGGTGAGCTCAATAGACTCGTTACTCACTGTGCAGAGCGAAAACTCCAGAGGGTGCGAGAGTCGCTGCGCCCCGGAGTCACAAAGAGGCTGGATCATCATAAGCCGACCATTCTCACAACGACACAGGTGGTACAGACGATGGAATAG
- the LOC105341965 gene encoding GA-binding protein alpha chain isoform X3 — MENGDDTITVTMTEEGYLSMTTTQTDEQDEPAEKRLRLDPDSEAAQELVAQDGAQDVQVQEVQIAQDFTNEIPESGEQVVSSEGIVYEEENISQHAAPSYQNLIIQHMDIAEPLSTLKSLLELRLQCTLSDHQFYLQDTIELDTNKSLVEQCVQGEGMVQINLEVKSQPGVKPKINIVDILKPADEVEAQQIEQETVPVPQPAPATHTKTQQKVVIPLPEESENVTRWIVDQHFRREQDRLKIPFDPVQWNEIHVKHWIDWAIKEFKLVGVNPNNFKISGKQLCELTHPEFVKLIPNDKGDIFWTHLELLRKCKFVAVMQTPTPHAITTITVSTSGQDGRAKQYKQNRPRSPRITGDERLSPGNRTGNNGQIQLWQFLLDLLTDKDCREVIQWIGEEGEFKLNNPEMVAQMWGQRKNKPTMNYEKLSRALRYYYDGDMIAKVHGKRFVYKFVCDLKMLLGYSAGELNRLVTHCAERKLQRVRESLRPGVTKRLDHHKPTILTTTQVVQTME, encoded by the exons atGGAGAATGGAGATGATACAATTACAGTTACCATGACTGAAGAGGGCTATCTGTCCATGA CGACCACACAAACAGATGAGCAGGATGAGCCAGCAGAGAAGCGACTGCGTCTGGATCCAGACAGCGAGGCAGCACAGGAACTGGTAGCACAAGATGGTGCACAAGATGTGCAAGTGCAGGAGGTCCAGATCGCACAAGACTTTACAAATGAAATACCAGAGTCTGGTGAACAAGTGGTGTCCTCAGAGGG CATTGTTTATgaagaagaaaatatttcacaacaTGCAGCTCCATCCTATCAGAATTTGATAATTCAACACATGGACATAGCAGAGCCCTTGTCTACACTGAAGTCACTGCTGGAGCTGAGGCTACAGTGTACACTCAGTGACCATCAGTTCTACCTTCAGGACACAATAGAG TTGGACACCAATAAGAGCTTGGTGGAGCAATGTGTTCAAGGAGAGGGAATGGTACAGATCAACCTGGAAGTCAAGTCTCAGCCAG gtgtTAAACCCAAGATAAACATTGTTGACATATTGAAGCCAGCAGATGAAGTGGAAGCTCAGCAGATAGAACAAG AGACAGTCCCTGTACCTCAGCCAGCTCCAGCAACACACACCAAAACTCAACAGAAAGTGGTCATTCCTCTCCCTGAGGAGTCAGAGAATGTCACACGATGGATTGTTGATCAGCACTTCAGACGAGAACAGGATCGACTCAAAATACCCTTCG ATCCTGTGCAGTGGAATGAGATACATGTTAAACATTGGATAGACTGGGCCATCAAGGAATTCAAACTCGTCGGGGTCAATCCAAACAACTTCAAAATCTCGGGGAAACAGCTGTGTGAATTAACTCACCCCGAGTTTGTGAAGCTGATTCCTAATGACAAGGGAGACATCTTCTGGACCCACTTGGAACTCCTTAGGAAGTGTAAATTTGTGG CTGTAATGCAGACACCAACTCCTCATGCTATTACAACTATCACAGTCTCAACTTCAGGACAAGATG gtaGAGCTAAGCAGTACAAACAGAATCGTCCAAGATCTCCCAGAATTACAGGGGATGAGAGGTTGTCACCAGGAAATAGAACAG GAAACAATGGTCAGATACAGCTGTGGCAGTTCCTGCTGGATTTACTGACTGACAAGGACTGTAGGGAGGTGATTCAGTGGATAGGGGAGGAGGGAGAGTTCAAACTGAACAACCCCGAAATGGTGGCTCAGATGTGGGGACAGAGGAAAAACAAGCCCACCATGAACTACGAGAAACTCAGCAGGGCACTGCGATACTACTACGATGGAGACATGATTGCGAAG gTGCATGGAAAGAGATTTGTGTACAAATTTGTGTGTGACTTGAAAATGTTATTAGGGTACTCAGCCGGTGAGCTCAATAGACTCGTTACTCACTGTGCAGAGCGAAAACTCCAGAGGGTGCGAGAGTCGCTGCGCCCCGGAGTCACAAAGAGGCTGGATCATCATAAGCCGACCATTCTCACAACGACACAGGTGGTACAGACGATGGAATAG
- the LOC105341955 gene encoding peroxisomal membrane protein PEX13, which translates to MMRFNFVLFLVCAIVALCHAGGYGKRPMHYRGYGKKAMMGGSYGMWNTPSYYDQGYNYGGMSSGYPYGYNQGVSSLGYASSGYAPSVGSSWSSVGYAPSVGLNDAISSIGYQSGSSGYYQGGSGGYYQGIY; encoded by the exons ATGATGCGATTCAACTTTGTCCTGTTTTTGGTCTGTGCTATTGTGGCTCTCTGTCACGCAGGCGGTTATGGAAAACGCCCCATGCATTACCGAGGATACGGAAAGAAAGCTATGATGGGCGGTAGTT ATGGAATGTGGAACACGCCATCCTACTATGATCAAGGATACAATTACGGAGGAATGTCCTCAGGATATCCATATGGATATAACCAGGGAGTGTCCAGTCTCGGATATGCCAGTTCTGGATACGCTCCTTCTGTTGGATCCAGCTGGTCCAGTGTAGGATACGCCCCCTCTGTCGGACTGAATGACGCTATTTCCAGCATCGGCTACCAGTCCGGATCCAGTGGATACTACCAAGGCGGATCCGGTGGATACTACCAAGGGATATATTGA
- the LOC105341954 gene encoding glutaredoxin domain-containing cysteine-rich protein CG31559 isoform X1 has translation MPGVRSGGLLKKKPIFASEADFQDKNNNTDGMKTEVRSEYEARLHNGHAQPESRVPRRVESEPAMNWGNLEKKYNKIGRNGYSRKELAEHLRHLSVDSNFESTNVSGGGGGTSEPQANVVRSNTYAGRRDVSDPSTVQEKQIVSSRGTVRGFRNRVRAGIATFLQHQAGETLEEDEPSLEKRNYKHLEKGKIIIYTTSMTVVRPTHARCKKLQKMLQTHMVRYEEKDLFMSKENQKELMERLNTNEIVLPQVFADGASLGTLENLERLNESGELRHILANFTKIDVKSSCEKCGGYRYMPCNFCHGSKKSLRRNNFTDEFCALRCMQCDENGLLRCDLCLDQQE, from the exons ATGCCAGGTGTGCGATCGGGTGGTCTGCTGAAGAAAAAACCAATATTCGCTTCAGAGGCAGACTTTCAGGATAAAAATAACAACACGGATGGAATGAAAACCGAGGTAAGGTCGGAGTACGAGGCACGACTACATAATGGCCACGCCCAACCGGAGAGTAGGGTGCCTCGCCGTGTAGAATCAGAGCCGGCGATGAACTGGGGGAATTTAGAGAAAAAGTACAACAAAATTGGAAGGAATGGCTACAGCAGGAAAGAGTTGGCAGAACATTTAAGACATTTGTCTGTTGATTCGAATTTTGAGAGTACTAATGTgagtggtggtggtggggggacAAGTGAGCCTCAGGCTAATGTAGTGAGGAGTAACACGTACGCCGGGAGGCGGGATGTTTCCGACCCCAGCACTGTCCAAGAGAAGCAGATCGTCAGTTCCCGGGGGACGGTCCGGGGATTCCGGAACAGGGTGAGGGCTGGAATTGCCACGTTCCTACAGCATCAAGCCGGCGAGACCTTG GAGGAGGATGAACCGAGTTTAGAAAAG CGAAATTACAAACACCTCGAGAAGGGCAAAATCATCATCTATACTACCAGTATGACTGTTGTAAGACCGACACACGCCCGATGCAAAAAACTGCAGAAGATGCTTCAAACTCACATGGTGCGATACGAAGAAAAAGATTTGTTCATGAGCAAGGAAAATCAAAAGGAGTTGATGGAGAGGTTAAATACGAACGAAATAGTTCTACCACAAGTCTTCGCTGATGGTGCCTCCTTGGGG ACACTTGAAAACTTGGAAAGACTCAACGAATCTGGAGAGTTACGCCATATTCTTGCCAATTTTACT aaaattgatGTGAAATCGTCATGTGAAAAATGTGGTGGCTATCGGTATATGCCCTGTAACTTTTGCCATGGAAGCAAAAAATCCCTCCGACGTAACAATTTCACGGATGAATTCTGTGCTCTTCGATGCATGCAGTGTGACGAAAATGGACTGCTACGATGCGACTTGTGTCTTGACCAACAGGAGTGA
- the LOC105341954 gene encoding glutaredoxin domain-containing cysteine-rich protein CG31559 isoform X2: MPGVRSGGLLKKKPIFASEADFQDKNNNTDGMKTEVRSEYEARLHNGHAQPESRVPRRVESEPAMNWGNLEKKYNKIGRNGYSRKELAEHLRHLSVDSNFESTNVSGGGGGTSEPQANVVRSNTYAGRRDVSDPSTVQEKQIVSSRGTVRGFRNRVRAGIATFLQHQAGETLRNYKHLEKGKIIIYTTSMTVVRPTHARCKKLQKMLQTHMVRYEEKDLFMSKENQKELMERLNTNEIVLPQVFADGASLGTLENLERLNESGELRHILANFTKIDVKSSCEKCGGYRYMPCNFCHGSKKSLRRNNFTDEFCALRCMQCDENGLLRCDLCLDQQE, from the exons ATGCCAGGTGTGCGATCGGGTGGTCTGCTGAAGAAAAAACCAATATTCGCTTCAGAGGCAGACTTTCAGGATAAAAATAACAACACGGATGGAATGAAAACCGAGGTAAGGTCGGAGTACGAGGCACGACTACATAATGGCCACGCCCAACCGGAGAGTAGGGTGCCTCGCCGTGTAGAATCAGAGCCGGCGATGAACTGGGGGAATTTAGAGAAAAAGTACAACAAAATTGGAAGGAATGGCTACAGCAGGAAAGAGTTGGCAGAACATTTAAGACATTTGTCTGTTGATTCGAATTTTGAGAGTACTAATGTgagtggtggtggtggggggacAAGTGAGCCTCAGGCTAATGTAGTGAGGAGTAACACGTACGCCGGGAGGCGGGATGTTTCCGACCCCAGCACTGTCCAAGAGAAGCAGATCGTCAGTTCCCGGGGGACGGTCCGGGGATTCCGGAACAGGGTGAGGGCTGGAATTGCCACGTTCCTACAGCATCAAGCCGGCGAGACCTTG CGAAATTACAAACACCTCGAGAAGGGCAAAATCATCATCTATACTACCAGTATGACTGTTGTAAGACCGACACACGCCCGATGCAAAAAACTGCAGAAGATGCTTCAAACTCACATGGTGCGATACGAAGAAAAAGATTTGTTCATGAGCAAGGAAAATCAAAAGGAGTTGATGGAGAGGTTAAATACGAACGAAATAGTTCTACCACAAGTCTTCGCTGATGGTGCCTCCTTGGGG ACACTTGAAAACTTGGAAAGACTCAACGAATCTGGAGAGTTACGCCATATTCTTGCCAATTTTACT aaaattgatGTGAAATCGTCATGTGAAAAATGTGGTGGCTATCGGTATATGCCCTGTAACTTTTGCCATGGAAGCAAAAAATCCCTCCGACGTAACAATTTCACGGATGAATTCTGTGCTCTTCGATGCATGCAGTGTGACGAAAATGGACTGCTACGATGCGACTTGTGTCTTGACCAACAGGAGTGA